Within the Pedosphaera parvula Ellin514 genome, the region TTTCGGCGCTGCTTCCTTTCCCCGATTCAAAAACGCCTGGTAAGTGTCGCAAACCGCCACCGCCGGCGCATTCGGCAAACGCGCCAGCGTATTCAAAATCTCACGTCCCCAAACCCCGCACCCGATCACCCCGATGTTCAAAGGCGCACCCACCGTGCTGTAACTCGTCGCCCCACCCGGAGCAGCGTTGGTGCTATCGGCGGCCTGAAGCGGAATCCCGCCCATCAATGCCATCAAAGCGCCGAAGGAGGATGCGCTCTTGATAAAATCCCTGCGGTTCCAATCGTTCTGGCCATTTTGGCCTGTGCCGGCTGCGTGGTTATTCATATTGCGATGCTACGTTTATCATCACCACCCGTCCGTTCCAAGCACTAATGGCACCCTTGATTCCGCTCAGCGATGATGACAAGGCAACGTTCATTTTATTTTGTTGAACTTTCGTTTCCCGGCTTACTTCAACCCCTTCACCCGCAAATTTCGAAATGCCACCGCTCCGTGATCTCCCTGCAACATAAACGGCCCGGGAAAATCTATATTCCTATCCAACTCCCCGCCTGTGGCCCGATCCACCTTCGTACTGTCATGCACCTTCTCGCCGTTCAAAACCACAGTCACCTGATCCCCTTTCATCGTCACTTCCGCCGTCTGCCACTCGCCCGGCTTCTTCGACACAAATTTGCTTACCGGCTCGAGATTATAAATTGCCCCGTTCCCACCCGGTGCAGGTTGCCCCTTCTCATAATCATCCAACACCTGGATCTCACAACGGCCACGCAAATAAAAACCGCTGTTGCTGTTTGATGGCACCATATATTCATAGCGCACCACGAAATCCCGGAACTTGGCATCGCTCACCAGATCGGTTCCATGCTGGATAGGTGCCGATTCATTTACCAACATCCCATGCTGCACACTCCAGCTCTCCTTCCCATCCGAACTGCGCAAATGCCACCCTTTCAAATCTGTCCCGTCAAATAGCGGCTTGAAACCTTCCCTCGCCTCTTCCTTGCTTACCTTATAGGCCATCGATTGTGGCTTCGCGTCCCCTTGTTCCAACCCCAGCGCCCATTTGATGCCGCCCAGGATATGCTTTTGATACGTATCGCTCTGCCAAACCTCTTCGCGATGTCCCAGCGACGTATAAAACACATTCCCTTCCCCATACTTCTTGCACCAGGCCACCGGATAATCCCCCGGCGTCTTGAACTTGGGATTTTTATCCAGCCACAACAAACTGTGCACTTTTTCCGGGAAGTAACTCTTCATCACATAAATTTCATCGTTCACCGGATAAACCATCGGCACTTCCCGCGTCGCCGGATGTTTCGGGTCCTCGTTCAAACACTCCACATCATAAACACCCGGATAATGCGTCTTAAACTCCCCGCCGATCATGTCGATATACGGGTCAATCTCCTTATCATTTGCGGCATGAAACGTATCCGTCGCCGCGTGCATCCCGATGAATGCCTTGCCCGATTTGATCCAATCCAAAAACGCCTGCTTGTCCGGCAACGGCAAAACCCCCGTCGTGCTCGCAAAAATCACCCCGTCATACTTCTTTAATGCCGACGGCGTCATCTTCTCCTTCATCTCATCATCGTTCCGCACATAATCCACCGTGAACGATCCATCCTTCGCCGCCAGCTCACCCAGCACCTTCTCCGACGTCGGAATGGAGCTGTGCCGAAAACCCTTCGTCACTGTCACCACCAGCAAATGCTTCGGCTCCGCCTGTGCCGACATGGGACTTCCAACCCAGGACAGCACTACACCAGCCAAAACCAACCCCGACCACAACAGCGAACGTTTCATATTCATATCTGTAAAAAGATTAAGCCAAATGCTTGGCAGCCATTAATAAGACTTGGGACCCCAGAACTACATTCATTTTCCCGCTCAACGTCAAGACCGCCTTTTACCACCCACACGCACCACGCACCACGAAACAATGACAATCGTGCACGTCTTCCAGTCTTCATCCACCACCACTACTTACCCTTGCCCTTGCCCGTTCCCCAAAGCTCCCTGATGACCGCTTCCGTATTAAACCCATCGGGACACGCATCGCTCCTGGCATTTGCCCAATACCAATTTGGCCCGCCTTGAACTCCCGGCCGCAGAACCCGGCTGCCCGGCATTTGCAAATGACCATTTGAATCCGTTTCCTTCACCCATTTCCAGGCATAACGAAGCCAATCATTCCGCTCCGTTTCAGGCAGCAGTGCGAACCAGGTAATTTCATCCCACCCCCAAATGAAAGGGTCCTTGCCCGGTTTTCCCGGATTATGACTCCCGAAATTATCAAACTCCACGAGATAAGGCAGATGCTCACACGACCAACCACTGGGTGTCATCCCTCCTTTGCTCCTCAGGAAAATGCCATCCGAATAACCCACTTTCAGAACGCCTTTATAAGGCTGCCCCTCCACTTCAGCGATGCGCAACGGAAAGGAATGAAAATCAAACAATAGCTTGCCATCCTCCACATAACCTCCCGTCGGAGTATGCGCATCACACAATAGAAAATGCCGCCGCGCATGCGTGCGCGCATAGGCTCGAACCCGCTTCAACATATCCTGCCAGCCAGCATGCCCCGGATCATTCTTATCCATCAGCCCCACCTGGCCAAAGTGAATCGCTTCAATCCCAACATCGATGTAACTGCTCGCCAAAAAATAAAACCACATCCGCGTCTCCAACCGACTCATGTCCGGCACCGAAGCGCCGTTGCCCCAATGATTCACAAACCTGCCATCCGCATAAATCATCGCCTCATAACTGAAGTTCCGATTCGTCACCGCCTGCCCAAATTCACGCAACACACGTTCCGGAATCGCAACACCCTCCACCTGCTTCGTCACAATCTCAAACGCCGCCGCTTGCAGCACAATTTCCGGATCAGCCTGATGCACAGCCTCCGCAAACGGCTTCGCATTTTTCAGGAACGACACAAGATTGGTTTCCCGCCCCCAAAGCATGAGCGCCCGCCCCACAAACTTCGTCTTGGTATCCAAAATGAACCGCAGGTTATCATGCGGATCCACGCCACGCTTATTCCGTGGCTGGCTCAAATCGTCATGCAGCAACTCGGTAAACGAAATCGATCGCGAAAGATAGTTTTCCAAAATCGGCCGTGTAATCGAACCCTCGAAGTGAAAGTCCTGGGAAAAAGCGGGAATGATCCAGATTGTGGTGAGGAGAAATCCGACCGCCCGAACCCATCGGCAAAGAAATTTCGTGAGGCGATTCATAAGTCTAAATCTTCTATTATTTCCTGGCAAAACGAAAACAAAGGCCCAGTCTTCAATCACGTCTGGGGCCGGAAAGAATTAATTAACAACGCCCCTCCATTCCTTCCATCCCCAATTGCGGGGAGGAACCCACGATCGCCAGATAAAGCCAATTCAAGCAGAACATTGCCAAATGCCATTCTCTTCCTTCTTTACAAATCAGTTGACCACCACTTGTAAATGAAACTTTCCAGGGACACTGCAAACCAACCCACGACCTCCGGAGGTCCCCACGACTTAAGGCCCAAAGGGTCGGCTTTACCTTAGCCCAGGTCGGAGCCGAAGGCGGAGGCCTGGGAACACATTCCCCCAAAAGAATCCGTTTCGGTCCAACGATAATGACTTTTCAACTCCCGCAATCCGAAGCGGAACAGGACAGCACAATCATCCACCTTTCGGTTCGGGGAACTCACATAATTCCAAACTTCAGTTTCGTCTCTCAACTGATTTCAAGGTCACGAATGCATTTAATTCAACCAACGAACATTCAAAATCCCTTTGCCCTCCCCTCAAAGCTCCCGCTACCATGCGCACCGTGAGGAAACGATCCCAAATCGTATTTGCTGTCTTTGTCATTGCCATCCTCGGCATCATCACTTGGGGCGTACTAAGCTCGCACGAGCCTGTCCATGCAGGAAAACCATTGAGCGCATGGTGTGAACAATACGGCACCAACCATTGGCCACATCCCGGAAGCGACTCGGAGAAACAAGCACAAGCCGAAACCGCCATCCAATACATCGGCACCAACGCCTTCCCGACTTTGCTGGTAATGCTCCGCGCCAACGATTCCTCTCCCTGGAAACGCAGATTGCTTGCTCTGGCCTACAAACAACATCTCTTCAAAATCCAGCACGTCCAGGCTTGGCGACAAAACTGGCAGGCCGCATGCGCCTTTACAGCTTTGGGTGCCAAAGGCAGCAACGCTGTCCCCGCTTTAATCGAACTCTACAATAACCCTCCCTCCGCTCCATCCCAGCGCTATACCGCCATGACATTGGGAAACATCGGACCGGCAGCCAAGGCAGCCATCCCATCGCTAATACAGGCTGCAGAGCATTCCGGGGAAACTGAGGTGAGGGCGTATGCCATTAATGCCCTCAGTCAGATCCGACCGGAACCCGGCCTCGTTCTACCCACATTGATAAAATGCCTGAACGATTCTTCGACAGTTCAAAACGAAGCCATGGATGCCCTGATCGCCTTCGGACCTGGTGCCAGGCCTGCAGTTCCCACGCTTATCCAACTGCTTCAAAACCCGAATACAGACATCGTGAGCCATGCGCAAAAAAGCCTCTCCCAAATCGATCCCGCAGCCGCCGCCAAAGCCGGAGTGAAATGAGAATCTCACCTCTAACCAGCAATCCGCCATCCCGCAAGCGAACCAAAATCATCGTTGGCTTTCTCATTGCCCTCTCCATTGCCGCATTCGCATGGCTCTTGACGCAAAATCGCGACCCCTCTTACAACGGCAAACCGTTTAGCTTCTGGCTCGAAGAATACAGTCAACGC harbors:
- a CDS encoding HEAT repeat domain-containing protein is translated as MRKRSQIVFAVFVIAILGIITWGVLSSHEPVHAGKPLSAWCEQYGTNHWPHPGSDSEKQAQAETAIQYIGTNAFPTLLVMLRANDSSPWKRRLLALAYKQHLFKIQHVQAWRQNWQAACAFTALGAKGSNAVPALIELYNNPPSAPSQRYTAMTLGNIGPAAKAAIPSLIQAAEHSGETEVRAYAINALSQIRPEPGLVLPTLIKCLNDSSTVQNEAMDALIAFGPGARPAVPTLIQLLQNPNTDIVSHAQKSLSQIDPAAAAKAGVK
- a CDS encoding ThuA domain-containing protein; the protein is MKRSLLWSGLVLAGVVLSWVGSPMSAQAEPKHLLVVTVTKGFRHSSIPTSEKVLGELAAKDGSFTVDYVRNDDEMKEKMTPSALKKYDGVIFASTTGVLPLPDKQAFLDWIKSGKAFIGMHAATDTFHAANDKEIDPYIDMIGGEFKTHYPGVYDVECLNEDPKHPATREVPMVYPVNDEIYVMKSYFPEKVHSLLWLDKNPKFKTPGDYPVAWCKKYGEGNVFYTSLGHREEVWQSDTYQKHILGGIKWALGLEQGDAKPQSMAYKVSKEEAREGFKPLFDGTDLKGWHLRSSDGKESWSVQHGMLVNESAPIQHGTDLVSDAKFRDFVVRYEYMVPSNSNSGFYLRGRCEIQVLDDYEKGQPAPGGNGAIYNLEPVSKFVSKKPGEWQTAEVTMKGDQVTVVLNGEKVHDSTKVDRATGGELDRNIDFPGPFMLQGDHGAVAFRNLRVKGLK